A region from the Bacteroidia bacterium genome encodes:
- a CDS encoding STAS domain-containing protein, with product MNFTTDKKEKYAIISLKAEKLDSHVSPSLKAELVVINAEGFKNIILDMSETRYCDSSGLSAILVANRLCKNANGSFVLSGLQRSVAKLISISQLDTILNIVPTVEEAHDLLAMEEVERGLDNA from the coding sequence ATGAATTTTACTACTGACAAGAAAGAGAAATACGCCATTATTTCTTTGAAGGCTGAAAAGCTAGATAGTCATGTATCCCCATCTCTGAAAGCAGAGCTTGTGGTTATTAATGCCGAAGGTTTTAAAAACATCATACTTGATATGAGTGAAACCCGGTACTGCGACTCCTCCGGACTTAGTGCAATTCTTGTTGCTAACCGACTTTGTAAAAATGCTAATGGTAGCTTTGTACTATCAGGATTGCAACGCTCTGTGGCTAAATTAATTTCCATTTCTCAACTTGATACTATCCTTAATATCGTTCCAACCGTTGAAGAAGCTCATGACTTGCTTGCCATGGAAGAAGTTGAACGTGGTCTGGATAATGCTTAA
- a CDS encoding ribonuclease Z, translating to MNILILGSGSATPTLTRNPTAQLLEVSGRLFLIDCGESTQISLLRKKIPLLKINHIFISHLHGDHWLGLPGLISSMHLGGRTEPLHLFCPKGLDEILSIIFNHSDTHLQFQINYHFHSTDSKQLIWENSFLEIFSFPLLHKIQCNGFLFQEKPKLRNLRREAIEIHHIPVEDMMAIKAGSDWINSQGHTIPNALLTTPPKPSSSYAFCSDTAFHPKLNDYIHQVKVLYHEATFTQELESRAQSTFHSTANQAAQMASLIETQTLLLGHFSSRYKDTTPFLAEAKNHFPNTMLVYDGFNLDF from the coding sequence ATGAATATCCTTATTCTGGGTAGTGGAAGTGCAACACCAACCTTAACCAGAAATCCAACCGCCCAGTTACTCGAAGTTTCTGGGCGGTTGTTTTTAATTGATTGTGGTGAATCAACTCAAATTTCACTTCTCCGAAAAAAAATACCGCTTCTAAAAATTAATCATATTTTTATTAGCCATCTTCATGGTGATCACTGGCTAGGACTTCCCGGATTAATTTCAAGTATGCACCTGGGAGGTAGAACAGAACCCCTTCACCTCTTTTGCCCAAAAGGTTTGGATGAAATACTCTCCATCATTTTCAATCATTCCGATACTCATTTGCAATTCCAAATCAATTACCATTTCCATTCTACCGATTCAAAACAACTTATTTGGGAAAATTCCTTCTTAGAAATTTTCTCCTTCCCTCTCCTTCATAAAATCCAATGCAATGGTTTCCTTTTCCAAGAAAAACCAAAACTTAGAAATTTGAGAAGAGAAGCTATAGAAATTCACCATATTCCGGTTGAAGATATGATGGCGATTAAAGCAGGATCGGATTGGATTAATTCACAAGGTCATACGATTCCAAATGCCCTTTTGACCACTCCACCAAAACCTTCCTCCAGTTACGCCTTTTGCTCCGATACGGCCTTTCATCCAAAACTAAACGATTATATCCATCAAGTTAAAGTTCTTTACCACGAAGCTACTTTTACCCAAGAACTCGAATCAAGAGCCCAATCCACCTTCCATTCAACCGCGAATCAAGCCGCCCAAATGGCTAGCTTAATTGAAACTCAAACACTTTTACTCGGCCACTTTTCGTCCCGATATAAAGATACTACCCCCTTCCTTGCCGAAGCAAAAAATCATTTCCCAAATACCATGCTTGTCTACGATGGCTTCAATTTAGATTTTTAA
- a CDS encoding T9SS type A sorting domain-containing protein — MKKLVLSIAIVASSLASFAQAIDIYTPATIPGGAVGTTYNQTINFTVPSTATISTAAFGLPAIPGLPIPSTLPANITATTLTVAGLPAGVTGTFDVATGEYAAGSSGTLTLNGAPTEGGSFTVQITSSTAGNATLTGLGDFSFPGTISTPFTEIPVPALPQLFDKSYTMDISTGIEDLNANAFSVIQNMPNPFSGSTTIAFSTPGVEKVNLKVFDMLGKEVYSQSIQSKAGVNQVEFDGSSLKEGIYFFSLSNGSKNFTQKMQVKR, encoded by the coding sequence ATGAAAAAATTAGTTTTATCTATCGCTATTGTAGCCTCTAGCCTTGCTAGCTTCGCTCAAGCTATTGACATCTACACTCCAGCAACCATTCCTGGTGGAGCAGTTGGTACCACTTACAACCAAACTATTAATTTTACTGTTCCTTCCACCGCTACCATTAGCACTGCAGCATTTGGTCTTCCTGCTATCCCTGGTTTACCAATTCCTTCTACTTTGCCTGCTAACATTACCGCAACTACCCTAACTGTTGCCGGATTACCTGCTGGTGTTACCGGAACTTTTGATGTTGCAACCGGAGAATATGCTGCCGGATCTTCAGGAACCTTGACTTTAAACGGTGCTCCAACTGAAGGCGGTTCTTTCACTGTACAAATTACCTCCTCTACGGCTGGTAATGCTACCTTAACCGGACTTGGCGACTTCTCCTTCCCTGGAACCATTTCTACTCCTTTTACTGAAATCCCTGTTCCGGCATTACCTCAACTTTTCGACAAATCCTATACCATGGATATTTCTACAGGAATCGAAGACCTGAATGCAAATGCTTTTTCTGTAATCCAAAACATGCCAAACCCTTTCTCAGGTTCAACCACCATCGCTTTCAGCACCCCAGGTGTTGAAAAAGTTAACCTAAAAGTTTTTGATATGCTTGGTAAAGAAGTTTATTCTCAATCCATCCAATCTAAAGCAGGTGTTAACCAAGTTGAATTTGATGGAAGTAGCCTAAAAGAAGGTATTTACTTCTTTAGCCTATCTAACGGAAGCAAAAACTTCACTCAAAAAATGCAAGTTAAACGCTAA
- a CDS encoding response regulator transcription factor — protein MAQIKIIIADSSYLIREGLKALLSSNKNLNIISEAGNSEDLKKSKELKLADVMIIDFTEPEFKPEDIAKALVINPNIKVLAISNQISKPHILRAIEAGICSYVLKDCDKDEILDAVANTFEGKNFFCGKILDAVLVEQTSEVNLDHVASCCEPVDISKREMEIIRLIAEGMTNKEIADKLFLSKHTVNTHRKNIMQKLGLGNTADIVMYALKEKIITPLAEV, from the coding sequence ATGGCACAAATAAAAATAATTATTGCTGATAGCAGCTATCTCATCCGTGAAGGTCTGAAAGCATTACTTTCCTCCAATAAAAACCTGAATATTATTTCTGAAGCAGGTAATAGCGAGGACCTAAAAAAATCAAAAGAGTTAAAACTGGCTGATGTAATGATTATCGATTTTACAGAACCGGAATTTAAACCGGAAGATATTGCCAAAGCCCTAGTTATCAATCCCAATATCAAAGTTTTAGCTATTTCAAACCAAATTTCTAAACCACATATTCTTCGCGCTATCGAAGCCGGAATCTGCAGCTACGTGCTTAAAGATTGTGATAAAGACGAAATTCTGGATGCAGTAGCAAATACATTCGAAGGTAAAAATTTCTTCTGTGGTAAAATCCTTGACGCAGTATTGGTCGAACAAACATCTGAAGTCAATCTTGACCACGTTGCCAGTTGTTGCGAACCGGTTGATATTAGCAAACGCGAAATGGAAATTATTCGACTCATCGCAGAAGGTATGACCAACAAAGAAATTGCCGATAAACTCTTTCTTTCCAAACATACGGTTAATACCCATCGCAAAAATATTATGCAGAAATTAGGCTTGGGAAATACCGCCGACATTGTAATGTACGCGCTTAAAGAAAAAATCATTACCCCGTTGGCCGAAGTTTAA
- a CDS encoding 1-deoxy-D-xylulose-5-phosphate reductoisomerase, with the protein MVEKRNIAILGSTGSIGTQALDVVAANPEKFQVELLTAGSNAELLVKQALTFKPNVVVIADKSKYNWVQDQLWSQGIKVYTGIESIEQAIAAEDIDIVLTAMVGYAGLKPTIAAINSGKTIALANKETLVVAGELITKLAQSKAVNIYPVDSEHSAIFQCLVGEFHNPIEKIILTASGGPFRGRKRSELNEIKKEQALKHPNWTMGAKITIDSATLMNKGLEVIEAKWLFHLKPEQIEVVVHPQSIIHSLVQFQDGSMKAQLGLPDMKLPIQYALAFPSRISNDFPRFNFMNYPTLTFEKPDLDTFHCLSLAFHALELGGNAPCVINAANEIAVEAFLKDQIGFLEIPEIIEHCLSKSALITHPSLEDLIASDEWTRKMALERIGSMV; encoded by the coding sequence ATTGTGGAGAAAAGAAATATAGCCATTTTAGGTTCAACCGGTTCAATTGGTACTCAGGCTTTGGATGTGGTAGCTGCCAATCCGGAAAAATTTCAGGTTGAACTATTAACTGCAGGTTCCAATGCAGAATTATTGGTAAAACAAGCCTTGACGTTTAAGCCAAATGTAGTGGTAATTGCCGATAAATCAAAGTATAACTGGGTTCAAGACCAATTGTGGAGTCAAGGAATTAAAGTTTACACCGGTATTGAAAGTATAGAGCAAGCCATTGCCGCTGAAGATATAGATATCGTTTTAACAGCTATGGTAGGATATGCCGGACTAAAGCCTACCATTGCAGCCATAAATTCAGGTAAGACAATTGCATTAGCCAATAAAGAGACCTTGGTAGTTGCAGGTGAGTTAATAACTAAATTGGCTCAATCAAAAGCAGTTAATATTTATCCGGTTGATTCTGAGCATTCTGCCATTTTTCAATGTTTGGTTGGAGAATTTCATAATCCTATTGAAAAGATAATTCTGACAGCTTCAGGAGGCCCATTTCGGGGAAGGAAGCGATCAGAATTAAACGAAATTAAGAAGGAACAGGCCTTAAAACATCCGAATTGGACCATGGGAGCCAAAATAACCATCGATTCTGCAACCTTAATGAATAAGGGATTAGAAGTAATCGAAGCTAAATGGCTTTTTCATTTAAAACCTGAACAAATTGAAGTCGTTGTTCATCCACAAAGTATTATTCATAGCTTGGTTCAGTTTCAGGATGGTTCAATGAAGGCACAATTGGGATTGCCTGACATGAAATTACCAATTCAATATGCGTTGGCATTTCCTTCCCGGATATCAAATGATTTTCCAAGATTTAATTTTATGAACTATCCTACTTTGACCTTTGAAAAACCTGATTTGGATACCTTTCATTGTCTGTCATTAGCTTTTCATGCCTTGGAATTAGGTGGAAATGCTCCTTGTGTTATAAATGCTGCCAACGAAATTGCAGTGGAGGCATTTTTGAAAGATCAAATTGGATTCTTGGAAATACCTGAAATTATAGAACATTGCCTGTCAAAATCTGCCTTGATAACCCATCCAAGTTTAGAAGATTTGATTGCTTCTGATGAATGGACAAGAAAAATGGCCTTGGAAAGAATAGGTTCAATGGTTTAG
- a CDS encoding T9SS type A sorting domain-containing protein yields the protein MKKGLLSILAVSSALLASAQCTPDPNLFVSVAGGKLLPDTATFNNDPQYAYQLNTDYSAVFNLKTITDTTASGLSVKIIKIKYIGMDGAPAGTVVTTDQADDTWENAGTFPNLTPVVGCATVTVPGASLANSATYDLTLKVDLLLNIAGQEQWYSALPAPIGTGDYIKYAGYKLNASTGIETLNTADLNLVVYPNPFSTTAQVSFSMKNAGKVSLNVTDITGKVVRTASIDGKSGVNNYQLNKDNLQAGIYFINLTSGEKTITEKVSIQ from the coding sequence ATGAAAAAAGGTTTACTTTCCATTTTAGCTGTATCTTCAGCATTATTAGCTAGCGCACAATGCACTCCTGATCCAAACTTGTTTGTTTCAGTTGCCGGCGGTAAATTGCTTCCTGATACTGCAACTTTCAACAACGATCCTCAGTATGCTTACCAACTTAACACGGATTACTCAGCAGTTTTTAATCTAAAAACAATTACCGACACAACTGCTTCCGGTTTGTCTGTAAAAATTATCAAAATTAAATACATCGGTATGGATGGCGCTCCAGCAGGAACTGTTGTTACTACCGACCAAGCTGACGATACTTGGGAAAATGCAGGTACTTTCCCAAACCTAACTCCTGTTGTTGGTTGTGCTACTGTTACCGTTCCAGGTGCTAGCTTAGCTAATTCAGCTACTTATGACCTAACTCTTAAAGTTGACTTGTTGTTAAACATTGCCGGTCAAGAACAATGGTATTCAGCTCTTCCTGCTCCAATCGGAACCGGTGACTATATCAAATATGCAGGTTATAAATTAAACGCTTCAACCGGAATTGAAACTTTAAACACAGCAGATTTGAATTTGGTTGTTTACCCAAATCCATTTTCAACTACCGCTCAAGTTAGTTTCTCTATGAAAAATGCCGGTAAAGTTTCTTTAAACGTAACCGACATTACCGGTAAAGTTGTAAGAACTGCCAGCATCGATGGTAAATCAGGTGTAAATAACTACCAACTTAACAAAGACAACTTACAAGCTGGTATCTATTTCATCAACCTTACTTCCGGCGAAAAAACTATTACTGAAAAAGTTTCTATTCAATAA
- a CDS encoding T9SS type A sorting domain-containing protein — MKKLVLSIFSIVALNQAYSQCIPDGNTNGALAFPRPANAAGGSPMDTISGSTTSMFPDVVQFKLPSDTTISGLSATIDSIWIESLANFPAGIQYNCNTPDCKWAGGTNGCVTFLNTTPGAGIIEVQINLKVKGIAFGTALTIPQSLYYKFDAASVGIDDIIQLNKFSVIQNSPNPFSESTTIHFASPVATKIAFEVRNMMGQTVYSETINASQGLNSVVFANSNLANGTYFYSLNNGQITTTGKMSIQK; from the coding sequence ATGAAAAAACTTGTACTTAGCATTTTTTCGATTGTAGCTCTTAATCAAGCTTATTCCCAGTGTATTCCGGATGGCAATACGAATGGTGCTCTTGCCTTTCCAAGGCCAGCTAATGCTGCCGGTGGATCTCCAATGGATACCATCTCAGGTTCAACCACTTCCATGTTCCCTGATGTTGTTCAATTTAAACTTCCATCTGATACAACCATTAGTGGCTTGTCAGCTACCATTGACAGTATCTGGATTGAAAGCCTAGCTAATTTCCCTGCAGGAATTCAATACAATTGCAATACCCCTGATTGCAAATGGGCAGGCGGAACCAATGGCTGTGTTACCTTCCTTAACACTACACCGGGTGCAGGAATCATCGAAGTACAAATTAACCTGAAAGTTAAAGGTATCGCCTTTGGAACAGCTCTTACAATTCCTCAAAGCTTGTATTATAAATTTGACGCAGCTTCAGTTGGAATCGATGATATTATCCAATTAAACAAATTCTCTGTCATTCAAAATAGCCCTAACCCTTTCTCTGAATCTACAACTATTCATTTTGCTTCTCCGGTAGCTACTAAAATTGCTTTTGAAGTGCGTAACATGATGGGGCAAACCGTTTATTCAGAAACTATCAATGCATCCCAAGGATTAAATTCTGTTGTATTCGCAAATTCTAATTTAGCTAACGGAACTTATTTCTACTCTTTAAACAACGGACAAATAACCACTACCGGAAAAATGTCTATCCAAAAATAG